The sequence GCGCTGAAGGAATGCTTGGCTCGGCTGTGTCACTCACTCTTATAATGGAGCTTGGTCCGGTACTTACCGCCCTTATGGTGACCGGTCGTGCAGGATCAGCCATGTGCGCAGAGCTTGGCATTATGCGTATTTCCGAACAGATCGATGCACTTGACTGTATGGCTGTTGATCCTTTCCGCTATCTTATTTCCCCTAAACTTCTTGCTGCCTTTATTTCCGTTCCGTTGTTGACTGTCCTGTTCGATGTTGTCGGGATAGCTGGAGGCTATGTGGCTGGGGTCCAACTGATGGGAGTCAATCCGGGTAGCTTTTTTGATGGGATGCAGCGTAGTGTGACGAACCATGATATTATGCTCGGTACTGTGAAGTCATTTGTTTTTGCAGTGCTGATTGTCTGGATCTGCTCTGGCCGAGGGTTTTTTGTTCATCAGATCAAGGGAGCAGGATTTGGGGCCCGTAGTGTGTCAAAAGTTACCACACAGGCTGTTGTCCTTTCTTCAATATCTGTTCTTGTTTTCGATTATCTGCTCACGGCCATCCTGATATGAATGATATTAGCATAGAATTTAAAGAGGTTGCAAAAGCCTTTGTTCGCGATAACGGCAGTAGGCAGGTTATTCTCGATAATGTGAGTTTTTCAATTCCAGCTGGTAAAACAACTGTTATCGCAGGGGGTAGTGGACAGGGGAAAAGTGTCACCTTGAAACTTATTCTTGGTCTCATGCAGGAAGACAGTGGGCATATATTTGTCGGAGGTGATGAAATAACCGGAATTCGAGGAGGTAAGCTTAAGGAATTGCGCACTAGATTTGGTGTCTTGTTCCAAGGGTCTGCGCTTTTCGATTCCATGACCGTTTTTGAAAATGTTGCTCTCCCACTTAAGGAGAGAACAAATAAAACCGACAGTGACATAAAAAAACAGGTGTTGTCCAGTCTTGAGCAGCTCGAGTTGCTCGGTCACGAGAACAAGTTTCCGGCGCAGCTCAGCGGTGGTATGAAGAAAAGAGCTGGGCTGGCAAGGGCTCTACAGCTGAAACCTGAGATTATGCTCTTTGACGAGCCAACCACAGGTCTTGATCCGGTGATGACTCAGGAGATTTATCAGCTGTTTGCAAAAACTCAGGAACAGATTGGCTACACATCTGTTATTGTAAGCCATGATATTCCCAAAGTTTTCAATCTCGCTGATCAGGTGATCGTTCTCCATAACGGGGAAGTGGAGGCTTTTCCCTCTCCTGAAGCGATACAATGGTCCAGTAAACCCCATATTCGTAAATTTGTGGAAACCACAATGGGTGAAATTTATCAGAGTCATTTGGTGGAACAATGAAAAACAGCGTAGAATTTTTGGTAGGTCTTTTTATGATTGCAGGCTTTACAGCATTTGGGTATCTGGCTCTGCAGCTTGGCGAAGTTTCTCTCTTCAGTGATAGTAAAAACTATACTATAGTTGCTCAGTTTGACAACATATCAGGTGTGAAAAAAGGTGCTTCTGTGCAGGTGGCAGGTGTGGTTGTAGGCCAGGTCGACAAAATCTGGCTTGATGGTACCGGTGTGGCTAATATAGCCTTGAAACTCTCAAAAGATGTTGAACTCGCCACCGACTCCATGGCTTCAGTCAAATCCCAGGGGCTTATCGGTGATAAGTTTATTGCTCTGAGCCTTGGCGGAGATGAAGAATCTTTTAAAGATGGTGATATTCTTACTGACACAGAGTCTGCAGTAGATATTGAATCTCTGATCAGTAAATTCGCCTTTGGTGATGTGAAATAAACTTCATCTTCTTCTTAATGTATGAAAACTCTATTGTACCCTAAAATTATAATTCTTTTTACTCTATTGCTACTCTTGTGCTGCAGTTTTGGCTGTTCCCAGAAAGGTAGTGCTGTAGCTTTTCAGGATGTAGTCATTGAAGATGACGAGGTGCCGGTTGATAAAATGGATATGCTCCTGAATGATGATTTTTTCGATGAGGAAAAAGTCGTAGAACAGATTTATTATGATCCGCTTGAGCCTATGAATAGGGTCTTTTTCGAGTTTAATGATAAGCTCTATTACTGGTTTCTGAGTCCATTGAATACTGCTTACACCGCTATCTTACCCTGGGATATACGTTTTTCTATTGGAAATTTTGTGAATAATCTTGCTGCGCCTATTCGTCTGGTGAACAATCTCCTCCAGTTGAAAATTAAGGATGCAGGGGTTGAGATATCCCGTTTTTTGATTAACTCCACACTGGGCGTTTTTGGCTTTGGTGATCCTGCCATGCTTGACTTCGGTCTTGCACCCAGAGAAGAGGATTTTGGTCAAACCCTTGGATACTGGGGGGTTGGCGAAGGTGTTTATCTCTGTGTGCCGATCATTGGGCCATCGAACGTCCGTGACCTGGTGGGGTTTACCGCAGATGCTTACACCCACCCCATGGTGTATTATATAGATGAACTCTATGTGAGTGCCGGGTATTACGCGGGGAGCAGGGTTAATCTGCTGTCTCTCAATCCTGAAGTATACGAAGATTTGAAAAAATATTCATTGGATCCTTATGTTTCCATGAGACAGGTCTATCTTGAATATCGCAGGAAAAAAATTGACGACAACCCAATGCAACGCAGAAGTGATAATGAGTTGTAAAATCAATCTTTGAGTGAGTGTGTTTATGATTAGAAAGCGATTGGTGTTTCTTCTGGTATATTTTGTTATCTTTTGCGCCCATGTTGCTGTGGCCTCTTCCAGTCCCACGGATTCTTTAAGACCCACCCTTGAAGGGGTGATTGATGTTATTCGTGATCCGAACCTTGCAGGTGTTGACCACAAGAAGGTGAGACGTGAAAAGGTGATGGCTATTGCAACCAGGGGGTTTGATTTCACCGAGATGTCTAAACGTGCTCTGGGAGCGACCTGGAGAGATCTGAGTCAGGAAGAGCGCCAGTATTTTGAAGAACTTTTCACTAAGCTTCTTGAAAATGCCTATATCGGAAAACTTGAAGGGTACTCCGGGCAGGAGATAGTCTATCAGGATGAAAGGATAAAAGGAAACAGGGCTGCTGTTGCAACCATTGTAAAGAGCAGTGATACCGCACCTTTTTCGGTAAGTTACGTGATGCTTCAAAGCGGCAGTGATTGGCTGGTCTATGACCTTAATATAGAAGGGGTCAGTTTTCTCCGTAATTACAGTGAACAGTTTAAATCAATTCTAAGGAAGGATAAATTTGCCGGATTGGTGAAAATACTTGAAGAAAAAAATGAGACTTTTGAAAAAGAGGAAAGCAACTAGTGGAAAGGTTCCTGACCCGTATTGGCCTCTCGGACGAAAATGCTTCCCATGAGCTTGTCTCTCTATTCACTGAGAAAAAAGTAGTGGGTGGTGACATCCTTTTTAATTATAATGATCCTGCTGAGGAATTGTTTTTTTTAATAGAGGGGCATCTTGCTGTTCATAAATATACTGGCTTCTTAGAAAAGACCCAGGTGATCGCCTTGATCGACCCAGGAGCTATCGTGGGCGAATGCGCTATTTTGCAGCAGCATAAGCGAAGTACCCGAGTGACGGCAATTCAGGACAGTAAGCTTTTGTGCCTCACAAAAAATAATTTTGTAAAATTCCAGGAAGCATTTCCGGAAGTTGCGAATGCAATCCTCCAGTATCTACTTTCTATTGTCAGTCTCCGTCTTGAAAAGACCTCGGAGCGTCTAGCTCGCATTTTGTAGTTCGTGTTTTCATGGTAATTCCTTCGGTTTTGTAATCATTTACAAGAATAAAATTTTTTTCTCGCCATTCTTGTGAAAATTGGGTATTTTCGTCAGTTTCGTTTGCACGTTTGATATTGTGAGTTGCTGAGGAAAAATGGAAATTCTACTTGCCGATAGTGCTGCAAAGAAAAACAGTCTTACTGTGAAAGAATTGATTCAATTTTCAGATATTGAACCTGAATTGAATGCTGAAGTAGTTGCCAAGTTTCTGGTTAGTCAACGGGAGGGAAACATATACAGTCTGGATGGCAGTCTTATCGCTGCCGTTGTCACATGTTGTGATCGCTGTACCAATACGGTTGAACTTAACTTTGAGCAGGAGTTTTCTTATCAGCTGCGAGTAGAAGAAGAACCACAAATGGCAGCTGAGTATGGCTTTGGCGAAGAAGACTGTGATGTTGTATATCTCAAGGAGTCCGTTGTTGAAAGTGGAGATATCCTGAGAGAACAGCTGTTACTAGCCCTGCCAACTACTTGTTTATGTAGTGATACATGTAAGGGCTTATGTGATCGTTGTGGGATCAATTTGAATGAAAAGCAATGCAAGTGTAAGGAGACTAATGAAGATTCTCCTTTTGCTATATTAAAAAAATTACAGAAAAATTAGACAATTCGTGTCGCTGATGCGGCATTGTATTATTGGAGGATATATCATGGCTCTGCCCAAAAGAAGACATTCCCGTTCCCGTACTAGAAAAAGAAGATCCCACGATGCTTTGACCGCACCAGGACTCAACAAGTGTTCAGAATGTGGTGAGGCTAAAATGCCCCATCGCATCTGCCCAAGTTGTGGTATGTATAAGGGTCGTTCCGTTTATAGTCTGGATGCCGAAATAGAGTAGGCTGTATATCATGCGCATTGCCTTGGATGCCATGGGGGGTGACCATGGACCTGATGAGCAGATAGCCGGGGCAATACAGGCTTTAGAAGAATCTGATCTAAAGCTGACTCTGGTCGGGGATGAGATTGCCATTCAGGCCTGTCTTGATCGGATGGCTCCGGCCGATGATGTCCTTTCCAGATTACAGGTCGTACACACTTCCGAAATGGTTGAGATGGGAGAGTCCCCAGTCGATGCCATCAGGAAAAAGAAAAACTCTTCTGT comes from Desulfocapsa sulfexigens DSM 10523 and encodes:
- a CDS encoding MlaE family ABC transporter permease, with product MQLNVISRFGSTGLVVVTDMGRMGLYLLQIIQGCFRVPFRFSELMRQLNFIGVGSLVVIFFTAASTGMVLGLQGYYSLHKFGAEGMLGSAVSLTLIMELGPVLTALMVTGRAGSAMCAELGIMRISEQIDALDCMAVDPFRYLISPKLLAAFISVPLLTVLFDVVGIAGGYVAGVQLMGVNPGSFFDGMQRSVTNHDIMLGTVKSFVFAVLIVWICSGRGFFVHQIKGAGFGARSVSKVTTQAVVLSSISVLVFDYLLTAILI
- a CDS encoding Crp/Fnr family transcriptional regulator; its protein translation is MERFLTRIGLSDENASHELVSLFTEKKVVGGDILFNYNDPAEELFFLIEGHLAVHKYTGFLEKTQVIALIDPGAIVGECAILQQHKRSTRVTAIQDSKLLCLTKNNFVKFQEAFPEVANAILQYLLSIVSLRLEKTSERLARIL
- a CDS encoding ABC transporter ATP-binding protein, with the protein product MNDISIEFKEVAKAFVRDNGSRQVILDNVSFSIPAGKTTVIAGGSGQGKSVTLKLILGLMQEDSGHIFVGGDEITGIRGGKLKELRTRFGVLFQGSALFDSMTVFENVALPLKERTNKTDSDIKKQVLSSLEQLELLGHENKFPAQLSGGMKKRAGLARALQLKPEIMLFDEPTTGLDPVMTQEIYQLFAKTQEQIGYTSVIVSHDIPKVFNLADQVIVLHNGEVEAFPSPEAIQWSSKPHIRKFVETTMGEIYQSHLVEQ
- the mlaD gene encoding outer membrane lipid asymmetry maintenance protein MlaD; translation: MKNSVEFLVGLFMIAGFTAFGYLALQLGEVSLFSDSKNYTIVAQFDNISGVKKGASVQVAGVVVGQVDKIWLDGTGVANIALKLSKDVELATDSMASVKSQGLIGDKFIALSLGGDEESFKDGDILTDTESAVDIESLISKFAFGDVK
- the rpmF gene encoding 50S ribosomal protein L32; protein product: MALPKRRHSRSRTRKRRSHDALTAPGLNKCSECGEAKMPHRICPSCGMYKGRSVYSLDAEIE
- a CDS encoding MlaC/ttg2D family ABC transporter substrate-binding protein encodes the protein MIRKRLVFLLVYFVIFCAHVAVASSSPTDSLRPTLEGVIDVIRDPNLAGVDHKKVRREKVMAIATRGFDFTEMSKRALGATWRDLSQEERQYFEELFTKLLENAYIGKLEGYSGQEIVYQDERIKGNRAAVATIVKSSDTAPFSVSYVMLQSGSDWLVYDLNIEGVSFLRNYSEQFKSILRKDKFAGLVKILEEKNETFEKEESN
- a CDS encoding MlaA family lipoprotein; its protein translation is MYPKIIILFTLLLLLCCSFGCSQKGSAVAFQDVVIEDDEVPVDKMDMLLNDDFFDEEKVVEQIYYDPLEPMNRVFFEFNDKLYYWFLSPLNTAYTAILPWDIRFSIGNFVNNLAAPIRLVNNLLQLKIKDAGVEISRFLINSTLGVFGFGDPAMLDFGLAPREEDFGQTLGYWGVGEGVYLCVPIIGPSNVRDLVGFTADAYTHPMVYYIDELYVSAGYYAGSRVNLLSLNPEVYEDLKKYSLDPYVSMRQVYLEYRRKKIDDNPMQRRSDNEL
- a CDS encoding YceD family protein, producing the protein MEILLADSAAKKNSLTVKELIQFSDIEPELNAEVVAKFLVSQREGNIYSLDGSLIAAVVTCCDRCTNTVELNFEQEFSYQLRVEEEPQMAAEYGFGEEDCDVVYLKESVVESGDILREQLLLALPTTCLCSDTCKGLCDRCGINLNEKQCKCKETNEDSPFAILKKLQKN